The genomic segment CCACCGGCGTGGCGGTGGCGCTGATCTTCCAGCTCGGTGACGCCGGGCCGGTCGCCGTGTCGTTCTGGCGGCTGGTCGGTGCGATCGTGGCGCTCGCGCCGGTGGTGGCGCTGCGCAGCGCGCGACGGCGCCGGCGGCTCGCCGGTACGGGCCGCCCACCGTGCCCGGCGCCCCGTTCCTGGCGTGCCGCCGCGACCCGACACCGGCGGCGCAGCGGCCTGCTCGTCGCGGCCGGCGCCGGGATGGCAGTGTTCCAGGCCGGCTACTTCACCGCGGTGGCGCACACCGGCGTCGCGGTCGCCACCGTGGTCACCCTCGGCGCCGCACCGGTACTGGCCGCGATCGGCGGCCGGCTGCTGCTGGCCGAGCGGCTCGGCGCCGCCGGGACCGCGGCCGTCGCCGGCGCCGTGGCCGGCCTGAGCGTGCTGGTCGTCGGGGACGGCACGGGCTCTGCGACGGTGCCCGGCATCGGCTTCGCGCTGGTCTCGGCGGCCGGCTACGCGGCGACCACCCTGATCGGCCGCGACCTGGGGCGGCGGGGACAGGCGGATGCGTACACGCTGACGCTGGTGTCGTTCGCGGTGGCGGCGGTGCTGCTCGCGCCGCTGGCGTGGCTGACCGGCCCGCTGCCGCACACGACCCACCCGGGTGAGTCGGCGCTGCTGCTGGCCTACGTGGCGGTGGTGACCACGGCGGTGGCCTACCCGCTGTACTTCGCCGGCACCGGCACGGTCCGGGCGGCGACCGCGGCGGTGGTCACGCTCACCGAGCCGCTGTGCGCGGCGGTCCTGGCGGTGGCGGTGCTCGGTGAGCGACTCGGCGCGGCGACCGTGCTCGGCATGGTCGTGCTGGCCGGGTCGATCGTCGCGCTGGCCCGCACCGAGTCGACGACGGCGCGCGCCCGCCCGACGGGCCGCCGCGCCGGGGGAGCCGGCCGCCGGTAGCCGGTGCGCGGGTGGCGTCCGGCCGAAAGGGGTTGGCCGCCACCCGCCCGCCCGGTAAGCTCCCGCAGGACTGTGGCATCGCGCGAGGAGGTGAGACCCGTGAACGTTCGATCGAAGTGGGTGCTCCCCTCGTCGTCACGGTCGCGCGGCTGAGGTGGAACTCGCCCGGGGAGCCTCGACATCACGGCACCCGGCGAAAGGCACCAAACCATGCATTCTGTTCGCTTCACCACCGAAACCGTCGCGGACGGTGTGATCGAGCGCGACTTCCTGATCGGTGAGATCCCCGGCGTCCTGTGGTCGCCGGTGGCCGGCCCGGCGCACGCGCCGCTGGTACTGATGGGGCACGGCGGCGGCCTGCACCGCAAGACCCCGGCACAGGCGGCCCGGGCCCGCGGCCTGGTCACCGCGCACGGCTACACGGTGGCCGCGATCGACGCACCCGGCCACGGCGAGCGCCCGCGCAGCGCGGACGACGAGCAGGCCCGCACCCAGATGCGGGAGGCCGTGACGGCCGGCGACGCCGCCGGCTTCGAATCGGTCAGCGTCCGCTACGCCCGCCGCCTGGCACAGCAGGCGGTACCGGAGTGGCAGGCGACCCTGGACGCCCTGCAGCAGCTGCCCGAGATCGGCGCCGACGCACCCGTCGGGTACGGCGGCGGCATCTCACTGGGTACCGCGATCGGGATCCCACTGACCGCCGCCGAACCACGCATCCGCGCCGCGATCCTCGGCGGCGGCTTCTTCGTGTACCAGCAGCAGCTCGACGCGGCGCGCC from the Actinocatenispora thailandica genome contains:
- a CDS encoding DMT family transporter yields the protein MSLTSGRRSTLPTSPSAAPHAGRGIAALAAAGTCWGTTGVAVALIFQLGDAGPVAVSFWRLVGAIVALAPVVALRSARRRRRLAGTGRPPCPAPRSWRAAATRHRRRSGLLVAAGAGMAVFQAGYFTAVAHTGVAVATVVTLGAAPVLAAIGGRLLLAERLGAAGTAAVAGAVAGLSVLVVGDGTGSATVPGIGFALVSAAGYAATTLIGRDLGRRGQADAYTLTLVSFAVAAVLLAPLAWLTGPLPHTTHPGESALLLAYVAVVTTAVAYPLYFAGTGTVRAATAAVVTLTEPLCAAVLAVAVLGERLGAATVLGMVVLAGSIVALARTESTTARARPTGRRAGGAGRR
- a CDS encoding dienelactone hydrolase family protein, producing MHSVRFTTETVADGVIERDFLIGEIPGVLWSPVAGPAHAPLVLMGHGGGLHRKTPAQAARARGLVTAHGYTVAAIDAPGHGERPRSADDEQARTQMREAVTAGDAAGFESVSVRYARRLAQQAVPEWQATLDALQQLPEIGADAPVGYGGGISLGTAIGIPLTAAEPRIRAAILGGGFFVYQQQLDAARRITVPVQFLLPWDDEYVDRQSCIELFDAFASTDKTLHAKPGDHRRVRWVGVDDRFLPRHLGTPA